In Gossypium hirsutum isolate 1008001.06 chromosome D06, Gossypium_hirsutum_v2.1, whole genome shotgun sequence, one genomic interval encodes:
- the LOC107910093 gene encoding ras-related protein RABA5a, whose amino-acid sequence MAFVSEEEKTEDYLFKIVLVGDSAVGKSNLLARFARNEFYPNSKSTIGVEFQTQKLDINGKEVKAQIWDTAGQERFRAVTSAYYRGAVGALLVYDISRRQTFDSIGRWLNELQTHSDMNVVTILVGNKSDLRDAREVSTAEGKALAEAQGLFFMETSALDSSNVAAAFQTVVKEIYNILSRKVMMSHELKKQDAPLDGKTVVLQGDENQEPATEAPKSGGCCSS is encoded by the exons ATGGCTTTTGTTTCAGAGGAAGAAAAAACTGAGGATTACCTTTTCAAGATCGTACTAGTTGGTGATTCAGCTGTTGGGAAATCGAATTTACTTGCAAGATTTGCTAGGAATGAATTCTACCCAAATTCAAAGTCAACCATAGGAGTAGAGTTTCAAACTCAGAAGTTGGATATAAATGGGAAGGAAGTTAAGGCACAGATCTGGGATACGGCTGGTCAGGAGCGCTTCAGGGCCGTTACATCTGCATATTACCGAGGTGCAGTTGGAGCTCTTCTTGTGTATGACATCAGCAGACGACAGACTTTCGATAGCATTGGTAGATGGTTAAATGAACTTcaaa CTCACTCAGACATGAATGTAGTCACCATTTTAGTAGGCAACAAGTCGGACCTCCGGGATGCCAGGGAAGTATCCACAGCCGAAGGGAAGGCCTTAGCAGAGGCACAGGGTTTATTTTTCATGGAGACTTCTGCACTTGATTCCTCGAATGTAGCGGCTGCATTTCAGACTGTCGTTAAAGAGATCTACAACATATTGAGCCGGAAAGTTATGATGTCTCATGAGCTCAAGAAGCAGGACGCACCATTGGATGGGAAGACCGTGGTTTTACAAGGGGATGAGAACCAAGAACCTGCTACTGAGGCACCCAAATCGGGTGGTTGCTGTTCATCCTGA
- the LOC107910092 gene encoding ACT domain-containing protein ACR11: MAVAMASAANCGVYFSSNTNKLNFPVFDFKNHSWSAAFVTTPPNILEKRSVRLSFSMMGIIPRATSSATAVESDGSFQDTDTVPTPKVIIDQDSDPDATVVEITFGDRLGALLDTMNALKNLGLNVSKANVYLDSSGKHNKFAITKASTGRKVEEPELLEAIRLTIINNLLEYHPESSSQLAMGATFGVEPPKEKVDVDIATHIRVDDDGPDRSLLYVETADRPGLLVDLVKIITDINITVESGEFDTEGLLAKAKFHVSYKGKAIIRPLQQVLANSLRYFLRRPTTEEASF, encoded by the exons ATGGCTGTGGCTATGGCTTCTGCTGCTAATTGTGGTGTATACTTTTCAAGCAACACTAACAAGCTTAATTTTCCTGTTTTTGATTTCAAAAACCATTCTTGGTCTGCTGCCTTTGTCACCACACCACCCAACATTCTTGAGAAAAGAAG TGTTAGATTGTCATTTTCAATGATGGGGATCATTCCACGAGCAACATCATCAGCCACAGCTGTGGAG AGTGATGGAAGTTTCCAGGACACTGATACAGTTCCAACCCCCAAAGTTATAATTGACCAAGACTCTGATCCAGATGCCACCGTAGTGGAAATAACCTTTGGCGATCGGCTTGGAGCTCTTTTGGATACT ATGAATGCACTAAAAAATCTGGGGTTGAATGTTTCTAAAGCAAATGTCTATCTGGATTCATCTGGGAAGCATAACAAGTTTGCCATCACTAAGGC TAGTACTGGAAGGAAAGTTGAGGAACCAGAACTGCTTGAGGCAATACGTTTGACGATTATTAACAACTTACTTGAATATCATCCA GAATCAAGTTCCCAGTTAGCTATGGGTGCAACCTTCGGCGTTGAGCCACCAAAAGAAAAG GTTGATGTGGACATTGCAACCCACATAAGAGTTGATGATGATGGTCCTGATCGTAG CTTGCTCTATGTGGAGACTGCTGACCGTCCAGGGTTGCTGGTGGATCTTGTCAAAATTATTACTGACATCAACATCACCGTTGAGTCTGGGGAGTTCGACACTGAG GGGTTGTTGGCAAAGGCAAAGTTTCACGTCAGCTACAAGGGTAAAGCTATCATCAGGCCTCTGCAGCAG GTTCTTGCTAATAGTTTACGATATTTCTTGAGGCGTCCTACTACGGAGGAGGCGAGTTTTTGA
- the LOC107910091 gene encoding heterogeneous nuclear ribonucleoprotein 1: MEMELGKLFIGGISWDTNEDRLREYFQTFGEVVEAVIMKDRATGRARGFGFVVFADPAVAERVVMEKHMIDGRTVEAKKAVPRDDRNILNKSNVSIHGSPGPARTKKIFVGGLASTVTESDFKRYFEQFGTITDVVVMYDHNTQRPRGFGFITYDSEEVVDKVLQRTFHELNGKMVEVKRAVPKESSPGPSQNQLGGYNFGLSRVNSFLNGYMQNYNASSVGGYGVRAEGRFSPVTVGRNGFPPLSPGYGMGLNFEPNLSPSYGGSSNLSSNLSYGRGLNASFNGKPDRFASLLGYGGGSGGNSSILNLAGRNMWGNGGLNHATNSNSSPIVGSGSGNSGVNSFGSIGALWDSSPTSGQGGAAFAYNSGNLRYGSGDIVVGSGGIGYDRNSAAGVAQVSSQGASNGGYNGAYADIDENGSFYGDSTWLPSPLDLQRSSSFGFGLGNSTSDVRTNSPTGYIGGYGVPNMQSDRGIAA, translated from the exons ATGGAAATGGAACTTGGCAAGCTTTTCATTGGTGGGATTTCTTGGGACACAAATGAGGACCGTCTTAGAGAATATTTTCAGACTTTTGGGGAAGTTGTTGAAGCTGTGATAATGAAGGATCGAGCTACCGGTCGTGCCCGTGGATTCGGGTTCGTCGTGTTTGCCGACCCGGCTGTCGCAGAAAGAGTTGTTATGGAAAAGCATATGATAGATGGTAGAACC GTTGAGGCAAAGAAGGCAGTTCCTAGGGATGACCGTAACATTCTAAACAAAAGCAATGTTAGCATTCATGGATCACCTGGACCTGCTCGAACGAAAAAGATATTTGTAGGAGGGTTAGCATCTACAGTTACTGAGAGTGACTTTAAGAGGTATTTTGAGCAGTTTGGCACAATTACAGATGTTGTTGTGATGTATGATCACAATACTCAGAGGCCACGCGGTTTTGGATTCATAACTTATGATTCAGAGGAAGTTGTGGATAAAGTCTTGCAGAGAACATTTCATGAACTTAATGGAAAAATGGTTGAGGTCAAACGGGCTGTCCCCAAAGAATCATCTCCGGGGCCAAGTCAGAACCAGTTAGGTGGATATAACTTTGGTCTGAGTAGGGTCAATAGCTTCCTTAATGGTTACATGCAGAATTATAATGCTAGTTCAGTTGGAGGTTATGGTGTTAGAGCGGAAGGTAGATTTAGTCCAGTTACTGTTGGTCGGAATGGATTTCCTCCATTGAGCCCTGGTTATGGGATGGGACTGAATTTTGAACCAAATTTGAGTCCAAGTTATGGAGGAAGCTCAAACCTTAGTTCTAACCTCAGTTACGGACGGGGATTGAATGCTTCATTTAATGGAAAGCCAGACAGGTTTGCTAGCCTCCTTGGGTATGGTGGGGGCAGTGGAGGAAATAGTTCTATCTTAAACTTAGCAGGTCGAAATATGTGGGGAAATGGAGGTCTTAACCATGCTACTAACTCAAACTCTAGTCCTATTGTGGGCTCTGGAAGTGGGAATTCAGGTGTGAATTCTTTTGGCAGCATTGGAGCACTTTGGGATTCCTCTCCTACTTCAGGTCAAGGTGGAGCTGCTTTTGCTTACAACAGTGGCAATCTTAGATATGGAAGTGGAGACATTGTGGTTGGATCAGGAGGGATAGGCTATGATAGAAACAGTGCGGCCGGTGTTGCACAGGTATCATCCCAAGGTGCTTCAAATGGTGGTTATAATGGGGCTTATGCTGATATAGATGAAAATGGGTCATTTTATGGGGATTCCACTTGGCTCCCTTCACCCTTAGACCTACAGCGATCTAGTTCTTTTGGTTTTGGCCTGGGAAACTCAACTTCAGATGTTAGGACTAATAGCCCTACTGGCTACATTGGTGGTTATGGTGTTCCCAATATGCAGTCAGATAGAG GAATTGCTGCATAG